One region of Corvus hawaiiensis isolate bCorHaw1 chromosome 12, bCorHaw1.pri.cur, whole genome shotgun sequence genomic DNA includes:
- the LOC125332198 gene encoding arylamine N-acetyltransferase, pineal gland isozyme NAT-3: MDIQEYFARISYRGSHNKPDLATMSDIFQHHIQAVPFENLSIHCGESIELDLEATYNKIVRKKRGGWCMENNYLLSWVLKTLGYDVTLLGAKVYVPELDAYPDEIDHLLLQVELDGKSYIVDGGFGMAYQLWQPMELISGTDQPQTPGVFRFQEESGTWYLEKVKRKQCVLNQSTSTPHNVENEVCRRVYLFTLQPRDIEEFRGCNAHLQTAPDSLFVTKSICSLQTADGIRALVGWKLTEIKYNYRDNMDLVEIRIIADEEMEKTLKEKFNITLDKKFVPVNTSRLSLF; this comes from the coding sequence ATGGACATCCAGGAGTATTTTGCCAGAATTTCTTACCGGGGCTCCCACAATAAGCCAGACCTGGCTACCATGTCAGATATATTCCAGCACCACATCCAAGCTGTCCCTTTTGAAAACCTCAGCATCCACTGTGGGGAAAGCATTGAGCTGGACCTGGAAGCAACCTACAACAAGATAGTGAGGAAGAAACGTGGGGGCTGGTGCATGGAAAACAACTACCTTCTATCTTGGGTCCTGAAAACTCTTGGCTATGACGTCACCCTTCTGGGAGCAAAAGTTTATGTCCCAGAGCTCGACGCCTATCCAGATGAGATCGACCATCTGCTGCTACAAGTGGAGCTTGATGGCAAATCCTACATTGTGGATGGGGGGTTTGGGATGGCCTACCAGCTATGGCAGCCAATGGAGCTGATTTCGGGGACAGATCAGCCGCAGACTCCCGGGGTCTTTCGTTTCCAGGAGGAGAGCGGGACCTGGTACCTGGAGAAGGTCAAAAGGAAGCAGTGCGTTCTCAATCAAAGCACCTCCACTCCCCACAATGTGGAAAATGAAGTTTGCCGTCGGGTTTATCTCTTTACCCTTCAGCCACGAGACATTGAGGAGTTCAGGGGCTGCAATGCCCACCTGCAGACAGCACCTGACTCGCTCTTTGTGACCAAGTCCATCTGCAGCCTGCAGACTGCTGACGGCATCCGGGCACTGGTGGGGTGGAAACTCACAGAGATAAAGTACAATTATAGGGACAATATGGATCTTGTAGAAATCAGAATCATTGCAGatgaagaaatggagaaaacacTGAAGGAGAAATTCAATATAACACTAGACAAGAAATTTGTACCCGTCAATACAAGCAGGTTGTCTCTGTTCTAA